A single genomic interval of Natrinema sp. HArc-T2 harbors:
- a CDS encoding helicase-related protein, with protein sequence MTGSPQFSPGQRVILNGTPAEVIRTRTVGDIEYLRAYLEGEGVKTVCLDDIDVKPAQSGLERIPDQQIDSLHPDHNSVSAQWFDLHTQATKLKLAHEQGQLLSISNSLVRLEPYQLDAVNWVMQKLRQRALIGDDVGLGKTIEAGLILKELAARNRADRVLFVVPAHLQKKWIRDMDRFFDVDLTVADRAWVEGERRRLGEEANIWNQDQQQLVTSMAFLRQDEFRPALRDAFWDVVVVDEAHKAAKRGDSPSKTAKTVDTVTGNSDSLLLLSATPHDGKGEAFRSLVEYIDPFLVAENRDLSQETVNRVMIRRGKTDIYNEDGERVFPDREVNSVSVSMTHDERQFYRAVTDYVKNVYNRSEKLNEPAVGFAMALMQKRLVSSVGAIHATLRRRLDDLLDEEAETDGLSEEARAYLDGEDLDEDDKQHAEDEIAGLTVTSTDEQLQEEIDTLRDLVSLAEDLPVDSKAQKVRRFISQLLEEQPDEKLLLFTEYRDTLDYLLEFVQDEPWADEILVIHGDVDKDERARIEDEFNHGQSRLLFATDAASEGIDLQHSCHIMANYELPWNPNRLEQRIGRIHRYGQEEEVKVWNFLFDDTRESEIFEMLQTKVEEIRSQLGNTADVLGILDDIDVDSLIMESIENDEPPSATKEELEEMIEERQRTLEEWYERSLVDTSTFDAESRRQIQEVVDESEDVYGSERDIREFFEQAVGAFGGEFEKRSTNLYQAELPDGINSPGQDATFGPFTFDRDFAMDHEDITYLAPGTDVLQRLMARVLEDERGEVGLKLLPFVDTPGITYNYRVAFEDGTGDVIREETIPVFVDAAQEDAQQALGERVVEGDSITAKPDVDDLQTVLDVQADLRTAADRYVSVRVNEIKNHLQEKRHEETARELENLEEYAQAERERIESFIEEYERKADAGSDMDIAIRGQQERLEQLEDRIETRREELRRREQIISLAPEVENYCLTLPL encoded by the coding sequence ATGACGGGATCTCCACAATTTTCTCCCGGCCAGCGGGTGATTCTCAACGGTACTCCTGCGGAGGTTATTCGGACTCGGACTGTGGGTGACATCGAATACCTTCGAGCGTATCTCGAAGGAGAGGGTGTCAAGACGGTCTGTCTCGACGACATCGACGTCAAACCTGCTCAGAGTGGCCTTGAGAGAATTCCCGATCAGCAAATTGACTCCCTCCATCCTGATCACAATTCGGTCTCCGCGCAGTGGTTCGATCTCCACACGCAAGCGACGAAACTCAAACTCGCCCACGAACAGGGACAACTCTTGAGCATCTCGAACTCGCTTGTTCGACTGGAGCCCTACCAACTCGACGCCGTGAACTGGGTAATGCAGAAACTCCGTCAGCGGGCGCTCATCGGAGACGATGTCGGGCTCGGGAAAACGATAGAGGCGGGACTCATCCTCAAAGAACTCGCCGCCCGGAATCGCGCCGACCGCGTCCTGTTCGTCGTTCCTGCACACCTGCAGAAGAAGTGGATCCGGGATATGGATCGTTTCTTCGACGTTGATCTCACCGTCGCAGACCGGGCGTGGGTCGAAGGTGAGCGTCGGCGACTTGGCGAGGAGGCCAACATCTGGAACCAAGACCAACAACAGCTCGTCACCAGTATGGCGTTTCTGCGACAGGACGAGTTCCGGCCTGCGCTTCGGGACGCGTTCTGGGACGTCGTCGTGGTCGACGAGGCACACAAGGCCGCCAAGCGAGGTGACTCGCCGAGCAAGACGGCAAAGACGGTCGATACCGTCACGGGGAACTCCGACTCGTTGCTGCTTCTCAGCGCGACGCCACATGACGGGAAGGGTGAGGCGTTCCGCTCACTCGTCGAGTACATCGACCCCTTCCTCGTCGCCGAGAACCGTGATCTCTCACAGGAAACAGTCAACCGCGTGATGATCCGTCGGGGGAAGACGGACATCTACAACGAGGATGGTGAACGCGTCTTCCCAGACCGAGAGGTCAACTCGGTATCGGTCTCGATGACGCACGATGAGCGGCAGTTCTACCGGGCGGTCACCGATTACGTCAAAAACGTCTACAACCGTTCGGAGAAGTTGAACGAGCCTGCGGTCGGATTCGCGATGGCCCTCATGCAGAAACGGCTGGTGAGTAGCGTCGGTGCGATTCATGCGACGCTCCGTCGACGGCTGGACGACCTCCTCGACGAAGAGGCGGAAACGGATGGTCTTTCCGAGGAAGCACGAGCCTACCTCGATGGTGAGGATTTAGACGAGGACGACAAGCAACACGCGGAAGACGAGATCGCTGGCCTGACCGTCACCAGCACCGACGAACAGCTCCAAGAGGAGATCGACACACTCCGCGACCTCGTCTCGCTGGCGGAGGATTTGCCGGTCGACTCCAAGGCCCAGAAGGTCAGACGGTTCATCTCCCAACTCCTCGAGGAACAACCGGACGAGAAACTTCTGTTATTCACTGAGTACCGAGATACGCTCGACTACCTCCTCGAGTTCGTGCAGGACGAGCCGTGGGCCGACGAGATTCTCGTGATTCACGGCGACGTGGACAAGGATGAACGGGCGCGGATCGAAGATGAGTTCAATCACGGCCAGTCGCGACTCCTGTTCGCGACCGACGCAGCGAGCGAGGGGATTGACCTCCAGCACAGCTGCCACATTATGGCCAACTACGAGCTTCCGTGGAACCCGAACCGGCTCGAGCAGCGGATCGGACGCATTCACCGCTACGGACAGGAGGAGGAAGTCAAGGTCTGGAACTTCCTCTTCGACGATACCCGCGAGAGCGAGATCTTCGAGATGCTCCAAACCAAGGTCGAAGAGATTCGCTCCCAGCTCGGGAACACGGCGGACGTACTCGGCATCCTCGATGACATCGACGTAGACTCGCTCATCATGGAGTCCATCGAGAACGACGAACCACCGAGTGCGACCAAAGAGGAACTCGAGGAGATGATCGAGGAGCGTCAGCGGACGCTCGAGGAGTGGTACGAGCGGAGCCTGGTCGATACGAGCACGTTCGACGCGGAGAGCCGCCGGCAGATTCAGGAAGTCGTCGATGAGTCGGAGGACGTCTACGGAAGTGAGAGAGATATCCGCGAGTTCTTCGAGCAAGCAGTCGGCGCCTTCGGAGGCGAATTCGAGAAGCGCAGCACCAACCTCTATCAAGCCGAATTGCCAGACGGAATCAATTCGCCCGGCCAAGATGCGACGTTCGGCCCGTTCACGTTCGACCGCGACTTCGCGATGGATCACGAGGACATCACCTACCTCGCTCCCGGCACAGATGTCCTGCAACGGCTCATGGCACGCGTGTTGGAGGACGAGCGCGGCGAAGTCGGACTCAAACTGCTTCCGTTCGTCGACACGCCGGGGATCACCTACAACTATCGCGTCGCGTTCGAGGACGGCACCGGCGATGTGATTCGCGAGGAAACCATCCCGGTCTTCGTGGATGCTGCGCAAGAGGACGCCCAGCAGGCGCTTGGTGAACGTGTTGTCGAGGGCGACTCCATAACAGCAAAGCCCGATGTCGACGACCTTCAGACGGTACTCGACGTGCAAGCCGACTTACGGACGGCTGCCGATCGCTATGTGAGCGTGCGGGTCAACGAGATCAAGAACCATCTTCAGGAGAAGCGTCACGAGGAGACCGCTCGGGAGCTGGAGAATCTCGAGGAATACGCACAGGCTGAACGAGAACGGATCGAGTCCTTCATCGAGGAGTACGAGCGCAAAGCCGATGCCGGCTCAGATATGGACATCGCGATCCGTGGCCAACAGGAGCGTCTTGAACAGCTCGAGGACAGAATCGAAACGCGTCGCGAAGAACTCCGGCGTCGGGAGCAGATTATCTCCCTTGCACCCGAGGTAGAGAACTACTGTCTCACGCTACCCCTTTGA
- the xseB gene encoding exodeoxyribonuclease VII small subunit: protein MSDTPDIPDDAPISEKTERLEEIIAQLEDGEVSLERANELHTEGTHLLEELREDLDIGDGAITENR, encoded by the coding sequence ATGAGCGACACACCAGACATCCCAGACGATGCACCGATTTCAGAGAAAACAGAGCGCCTCGAAGAGATTATCGCACAGCTTGAGGATGGAGAAGTCTCCCTCGAGCGGGCAAATGAGCTTCACACGGAAGGAACTCATCTTCTAGAAGAGTTAAGAGAAGATCTGGATATTGGCGACGGGGCAATCACTGAAAATCGATAG
- the xseA gene encoding exodeoxyribonuclease VII large subunit: MGVNSSGDEETTTTLETHQETLNTDNITFVDALNDEISTVLENTSDLQYDYVLGDVSDYGVSGNGHAHFDLVHEDSTIHCVIFSHRLRSFDITIDDGTHIAVKGELSYYAANGSVSLIVEDFVEVGERNYQQTYQENKRILEEDGLLSEKTKQSLPEFPRRIGLVTSADSDAREDAVTSIHGRHPDVDIVIHHTTVQGDDAMLSMMQAISELDDNAHIDVIVLTRGGGSEKDLRVFNETPLCRVIHNTTTPFVVGVGHENDRTLADEVADKRVMTPTHAGEIVPKKEDLETKLQDVTDRLDRAYERTVQTQLEATVDNLNTAYEQQVDSNLATFSTDLDRAFEALHV, translated from the coding sequence ATGGGTGTCAACTCGAGTGGTGACGAGGAGACCACAACCACCCTTGAGACACATCAGGAGACACTCAACACAGACAACATCACGTTCGTCGACGCCCTCAACGACGAAATTAGCACAGTTCTCGAGAATACGTCCGATCTCCAGTACGACTACGTTCTTGGCGACGTCTCCGACTATGGCGTCTCCGGAAACGGACATGCACACTTCGATCTCGTTCACGAAGACTCCACGATCCACTGTGTGATCTTCAGCCATCGGCTCCGTTCGTTCGACATCACGATCGATGACGGGACACACATCGCAGTCAAAGGAGAGCTGTCGTACTACGCAGCAAACGGTAGTGTTTCACTCATTGTGGAGGACTTTGTCGAAGTCGGAGAGAGAAACTACCAGCAAACGTACCAAGAGAACAAGCGAATCCTCGAGGAGGACGGCCTCTTAAGCGAGAAAACAAAGCAGTCACTTCCAGAGTTCCCTCGCCGGATCGGACTCGTCACGAGCGCAGACAGTGATGCGCGTGAAGATGCCGTCACGAGCATTCACGGCCGCCACCCTGACGTGGATATCGTCATCCACCATACGACCGTCCAGGGTGACGATGCGATGTTGTCGATGATGCAAGCGATCAGTGAACTCGATGATAACGCACACATTGATGTGATCGTGTTAACCCGTGGTGGAGGATCAGAAAAGGACCTCCGCGTATTCAACGAGACGCCACTTTGTCGAGTGATTCACAACACCACAACGCCATTCGTTGTCGGTGTCGGCCACGAAAACGATCGGACACTGGCTGACGAGGTCGCAGACAAGCGAGTCATGACACCGACACACGCAGGCGAGATCGTACCCAAGAAAGAGGATCTCGAAACCAAACTCCAGGACGTCACTGACCGGCTGGACCGTGCATACGAACGAACCGTCCAGACCCAACTCGAGGCGACTGTTGATAACCTGAATACTGCCTACGAACAGCAGGTCGATAGCAACCTCGCGACGTTTTCAACAGACCTCGATCGCGCGTTTGAAGCGCTCCACGTCTGA
- a CDS encoding PD-(D/E)XK nuclease family protein, producing the protein MATVGELEERFRELRTSLEALPDVSEPPKSTLRILGSVRSEQTWNTLLAYFLDPDQPHGFGIDLLTSFLDRVQQEADPSFEYYHRHLENIEVETEVTSPNNNRPDVVLRVPGDWFLCLESKIDSTEGNQQTTRYVEDTHLGSEEKATYSDDGHHYVFLSKKYAPDSNAGEFRDLYWRHVVESFKTVLERSHGRYPERSVSQLREFLSTITQVTNMEDDDFAEIQKEKVQLLGEYRDDIDTLLAAAESLRERAIEDWPELFKSHVAEELWTDEWHTRPDHGKWGCLFKDGWYLDDDNLEPTIDHTDTHGQTGFRLHFVHLIRNEESFSRGKLTFILRTPTRVDLRDEFNRLYNTDRWQDRLVPILDDTGITNKGQKKDYTQKTYDVDQSNLPESYFETLATAFAEHQPLADVVDEIVIEATENVRED; encoded by the coding sequence ATGGCGACAGTCGGCGAACTGGAAGAGCGGTTTCGTGAACTCCGAACCTCACTCGAGGCCCTACCAGACGTGTCCGAGCCGCCAAAGTCGACGCTTCGAATTCTCGGATCAGTGAGATCGGAGCAGACGTGGAATACGCTCTTGGCGTATTTCCTTGACCCCGATCAGCCACACGGCTTCGGCATCGACCTTCTGACGAGTTTCTTGGACAGGGTACAACAGGAGGCTGATCCCTCATTCGAGTACTACCATCGTCATCTCGAGAATATCGAGGTCGAGACCGAAGTCACGTCGCCCAACAATAATCGCCCCGACGTTGTACTCCGCGTTCCGGGGGACTGGTTCCTCTGCCTAGAATCAAAGATCGACTCGACGGAGGGCAACCAACAAACCACCCGATACGTCGAAGACACACATCTCGGAAGCGAGGAGAAAGCGACGTACTCCGACGACGGACACCACTACGTATTCCTCTCGAAAAAGTACGCACCAGACTCCAACGCGGGCGAGTTCCGTGACCTGTATTGGCGGCACGTCGTCGAGAGTTTCAAGACGGTACTCGAGCGCTCACACGGCCGCTATCCGGAACGGAGCGTCAGCCAACTGCGGGAGTTCTTGTCCACGATAACTCAAGTGACCAATATGGAAGACGACGACTTCGCGGAGATACAGAAGGAGAAAGTCCAGTTGCTCGGGGAGTATCGAGACGACATCGACACGCTGCTCGCTGCCGCGGAATCTCTTCGAGAGCGGGCAATCGAGGACTGGCCGGAACTGTTCAAAAGCCACGTGGCCGAGGAGCTATGGACGGACGAGTGGCACACCCGTCCGGATCACGGGAAGTGGGGCTGTTTGTTCAAAGACGGCTGGTACCTCGATGACGACAATCTCGAACCCACGATAGATCACACAGACACTCACGGCCAGACCGGGTTCCGATTGCACTTTGTCCACCTCATTCGAAACGAGGAGTCGTTCAGCCGCGGAAAACTCACGTTCATACTCCGTACTCCGACGAGAGTTGACTTACGGGACGAGTTCAACCGCCTCTACAACACTGATCGGTGGCAAGATCGCCTTGTTCCGATCCTCGATGATACCGGAATCACGAACAAGGGACAAAAGAAGGACTATACGCAGAAAACGTATGATGTCGACCAGTC